The DNA window CACACCTTGTTCGGCGTGGCGCGGGACTTGATCAACTGGGCGACCTGGCTCGGGATCAAGCTTGGCTGGCTCTGGAGCAGCAGCGCGACGTTGCCCGCCACGTGTGGCGCCGCCATCGACGTCCCGCTCATCGTCGTCACGGACGTATTGCTGTAGATGCCCGCCGACGTGATGGACGAGCCCGGCGCGAAGATGTCCAGGCAGCGTCCCCAATTGGAATAGGAAGCGCGCGCATCGTTGCTGGCGGTGGCGCCCACGGTAATGGCCGAAGGCTCGCGGGCCGGCGAACTGGTGCAGGCATCTACATTGGAGTTGCCAGCCGCGACCGCCACACTGATGCCGCGCGACACCACATTGGCCACCGCCCTGTCCAGGGTGTATGAGAGGCCGCCGCCGAGCGACATGTTGACCACGGCGGGCCGTACGGCGTTGACCGCCACCCAATCCAGGCCGGCCAGCACGCCGCTCATGGTGCCCGAGCCGTTGCAGCCCAACACCCGCACCGGCACTACGCTTGCGGCTTTCGCGATGCCGTACTTCGCACCGGCCGCCGTGGCGGCGACGTGGGTGCCGTGGCCGTGGCAGTCGTTGGTGCCATTGCCATCGGCAATCGCCGTGTAGCCGGCTCGCACGCGCCCGCCGAAATCGGCATGGGCGGCGCGCACGCCGGTGTCCAGCACGTAGATTTGCACGCCCAGGCCGGTGGCCGCATAGCTGTACGCGCCGTTGAGCGGCAAGGCGCGCTGGTCGGACCTGTCCAACCCCCAGGTCGCACTGGTTTGCGTGGTTTGCGTGTGCGTCACAACCATGTCGGGTTCGATGGATTGCACCAACGGATGGCGACGCATCGCTTCCAGATAGTGGGCGCTCGACTTGGTCGGCAGCGTCACCGTGAAGCCTTTGACGACGTGTTCATAGACGTGGTCCGGACGGGTGCCGGAGCCGTTGGCCAACGACTCGGCGTGCTGCTTCACGGCCCCCGAACCGGGCTTGAAGACGATGATGTAACGGGTGCGTTCGGATTGCTGGGACGCATCAGGGGACTGGGCGTTCGCCGGCATGCTCAGCGCGGCGCCGAGCAGCGGAACCAGCGTAATGACGGACAGGGTGACAAAGGTGCGGGGCGCAACGGCGCCTTGCTTCTGCAACATGGTTTGGCCTCTATAAATTGATAGAGGCCGGCAAGGAATATGGTCCTTGGCCGGGAGTACAGCTACCATGGCGCGGACTGCGCTGTAGGCCTGAAGCTTTGCGTCCCGAGGCTTTCGCCTGGTTTGCCCTCCGGTTTCAATGAGTGCGAGGTTACCACGAAGACTTGCGGCACGAACACGTGTTGCGGCGGGATATCTGGTGCCTGTCGTCTGCACACAACTAGCTCATCTGTAGCGGCCAGGCATCTGTCGCGCTCGCTTTTAGACCGCGTCTTCCATTGCCCTAAACCCAGATCAATTAGCAGTTATATATTTTGAACTTAACGGATGAGTCCTGTCTAACAGAGCGCAAGACCTACAATTAAAGGAGTCATCATGACATCGCC is part of the Oxalobacteraceae bacterium OTU3CAMAD1 genome and encodes:
- a CDS encoding S8 family peptidase → MLQKQGAVAPRTFVTLSVITLVPLLGAALSMPANAQSPDASQQSERTRYIIVFKPGSGAVKQHAESLANGSGTRPDHVYEHVVKGFTVTLPTKSSAHYLEAMRRHPLVQSIEPDMVVTHTQTTQTSATWGLDRSDQRALPLNGAYSYAATGLGVQIYVLDTGVRAAHADFGGRVRAGYTAIADGNGTNDCHGHGTHVAATAAGAKYGIAKAASVVPVRVLGCNGSGTMSGVLAGLDWVAVNAVRPAVVNMSLGGGLSYTLDRAVANVVSRGISVAVAAGNSNVDACTSSPAREPSAITVGATASNDARASYSNWGRCLDIFAPGSSITSAGIYSNTSVTTMSGTSMAAPHVAGNVALLLQSQPSLIPSQVAQLIKSRATPNKVWSAGTGSPNLLLYTGTDVATAAFLQ